The following are encoded together in the Leuconostoc mesenteroides subsp. mesenteroides ATCC 8293 genome:
- a CDS encoding DNA/RNA helicase domain-containing protein: MSLIKTVDFDTIVCVNNSGSDSELMNSFLRIYNPNYNVIKEEISLSPEEISDFVVLVNKLAETKQLTMNKKNGYILGYQANSGIREQFDILRYSEKSILNIELKSKLPKNGLPEIKNQLIRHKLLLGLTEKKVDLVTFVREEMKIYKLSNTQDIEEITPLDLISMITDTYLATDILAEVDLSTMIVSPYVNPEKFVNHEYFLTDEQIQVRGRILKCKNNKMALIDGAGTGKTLLLLDLAKNYLKRNKQVILVFAGSLENNSELESLFKFTVRQVNQVSEQELSTFDVILVDESQSLYEEAFDKLYNISEQTILFSVDQQQTLHPIQKKLNIQKKLTEDVNVTEFKLRNKVRTDPVMSSFISKFLDLKDRTAQPFNFQNVKAVYFDSKELARDYLDNLVNSDDFKSIELTPYTTKSTYNIERAKTYIGSKTVHHVIGREYDNVVVPLDEHYFYNEDAKLDSNYPDYYPFLQDNSIFEAISRVKKHLVIVVINNPSLFIKIQEILTWQIDKVIGEKSNGKD, from the coding sequence ATGTCTTTGATTAAAACCGTTGATTTCGATACTATTGTCTGTGTAAATAATTCAGGATCTGATAGCGAACTAATGAATTCCTTTCTAAGAATATATAATCCTAACTATAACGTAATTAAAGAGGAAATTTCACTTTCGCCCGAAGAAATAAGTGATTTTGTTGTGTTAGTAAACAAGTTGGCAGAAACAAAACAATTAACAATGAATAAAAAAAATGGTTATATCTTAGGATACCAAGCCAATTCTGGAATCCGTGAACAATTTGATATTTTAAGATACAGTGAAAAATCTATTCTAAATATCGAATTAAAATCAAAACTTCCGAAAAATGGGCTACCTGAGATAAAAAATCAACTAATTAGGCACAAATTACTCTTGGGTCTCACCGAAAAAAAAGTTGATTTGGTCACCTTTGTCAGAGAAGAAATGAAAATATATAAACTATCAAATACTCAGGACATTGAAGAAATTACGCCACTTGATTTAATATCAATGATTACTGATACTTATTTAGCAACAGATATTCTTGCTGAAGTCGATTTATCTACAATGATTGTCTCTCCCTATGTGAATCCAGAAAAATTCGTTAATCATGAATACTTTTTAACTGATGAACAAATACAAGTCAGGGGACGTATTTTAAAATGTAAAAATAATAAAATGGCTTTGATTGATGGAGCTGGAACAGGGAAAACACTACTGTTGCTTGATTTGGCAAAAAATTATCTTAAAAGGAATAAACAAGTAATTCTGGTTTTTGCTGGAAGTTTAGAAAACAATTCAGAACTAGAAAGCTTATTTAAATTTACTGTACGTCAAGTTAATCAAGTAAGTGAACAAGAATTGTCTACTTTTGACGTTATTTTGGTTGACGAATCTCAAAGTCTTTATGAGGAAGCTTTTGATAAACTCTATAACATTTCTGAGCAAACTATACTATTCTCAGTGGACCAACAACAAACTCTGCATCCAATACAGAAAAAATTGAATATTCAGAAAAAATTAACTGAAGACGTTAACGTCACAGAATTCAAATTACGGAATAAGGTTCGTACTGACCCCGTAATGTCATCTTTTATCTCAAAGTTTTTGGATTTAAAGGATCGCACTGCTCAACCTTTCAACTTTCAAAATGTAAAAGCAGTTTATTTTGATTCAAAAGAGTTGGCTAGAGACTATTTAGATAACTTGGTAAACAGCGATGATTTTAAGTCGATTGAGCTGACCCCGTATACTACAAAGTCAACATATAATATTGAAAGAGCAAAGACATACATTGGTTCTAAAACTGTTCACCATGTAATTGGACGAGAGTATGACAATGTCGTAGTCCCACTTGATGAGCACTATTTTTATAATGAAGACGCGAAGCTAGATTCAAATTATCCTGATTACTATCCATTTTTACAAGATAATTCTATTTTTGAAGCCATATCAAGAGTTAAAAAGCATTTAGTAATTGTTGTAATTAATAATCCGTCTTTATTTATCAAAATACAGGAAATTTTGACTTGGCAAATTGATAAGGTAATAGGAGAGAAAAGCAATGGGAAGGATTAA
- a CDS encoding phytoene desaturase family protein — protein MKTISIIGAGVGGLTSAIYLQNHGYQVTIYEKNSRPGGKMDIIEESGFKFDTGPTIVMMPDIYKKPFIDSGVDYKNYFKMKRINPFMDVVTHNKKIALSSDLVDLAKEFESYDESEMLGFLKYLTDIYSKYINAKNNFIYKSFRGPGDFYNIKTLWNAYKLKTFSSSFEAIQKNIKNTDLQYLMSFQTLYIGISPFSGPSIYNIIPMIELIYGVWFIKDGMFQYAKALEKRFIELGGKIVYNSTVEKIIVENNKHVSGLLINNTLKDCDAVVANADFPYTMTNLLDMDDNKKGKYQKKNIEKMDYSMSCFLLYLGLDNNYDQLNLHTIKMANNFETNVYDIDNGILPDDPSFYIYNPSAIDNSFAPSGQSALYVLVPVSNLKENSSWSENDIDNFTHKIIHKVETELNLDNLNEHIVFKKVHTPKTFETHYNSFYGATFGLKPTLKQSNYFRPHNKHAKIDNLYFAGASVHPGAGVPIVITSGELTAKEVMRDF, from the coding sequence ATGAAAACAATCTCAATAATTGGAGCAGGTGTTGGTGGTCTAACTTCTGCAATTTACTTACAGAACCATGGGTATCAGGTCACTATTTATGAAAAAAACAGTCGACCTGGTGGGAAAATGGACATTATAGAGGAATCCGGCTTTAAATTTGACACCGGTCCAACAATCGTTATGATGCCCGACATTTATAAAAAGCCGTTTATAGATAGCGGAGTTGATTACAAAAATTATTTTAAAATGAAACGTATTAATCCGTTCATGGATGTTGTAACACACAACAAAAAAATTGCATTATCTTCTGATCTTGTGGATTTAGCAAAAGAATTTGAATCTTATGATGAGTCAGAGATGCTTGGATTTTTAAAATATTTAACAGATATATATAGTAAATATATAAATGCCAAAAATAATTTTATTTATAAAAGTTTTAGAGGTCCCGGTGACTTTTATAATATCAAAACACTTTGGAACGCTTACAAGTTAAAAACATTTTCGTCCTCGTTTGAAGCTATTCAAAAAAATATCAAAAATACAGATTTGCAATACTTAATGTCATTTCAAACGCTATATATTGGTATTTCACCATTTAGTGGTCCTTCTATATATAATATTATTCCAATGATTGAACTAATCTATGGCGTTTGGTTTATAAAAGATGGCATGTTTCAATATGCAAAAGCATTAGAAAAACGCTTTATAGAGTTAGGTGGAAAAATAGTTTACAATTCAACAGTAGAAAAGATTATTGTTGAAAACAATAAACATGTCAGTGGCTTGCTCATCAATAACACCTTAAAAGATTGTGATGCCGTAGTTGCGAACGCTGATTTTCCTTACACAATGACAAATTTGTTGGATATGGACGATAACAAGAAAGGAAAATATCAAAAGAAAAATATTGAAAAAATGGATTATTCCATGTCATGCTTCTTATTGTACCTAGGCTTAGATAACAATTATGATCAACTGAATCTTCATACAATAAAAATGGCTAATAATTTTGAAACTAACGTTTACGACATTGATAACGGTATTTTACCTGATGATCCATCATTTTATATTTACAATCCTAGTGCAATTGATAATAGTTTTGCACCAAGTGGACAATCTGCTTTATACGTCTTAGTGCCAGTTTCTAATTTAAAGGAAAATAGCAGCTGGTCGGAAAATGATATTGATAACTTTACACATAAAATAATTCATAAAGTAGAAACGGAACTTAATTTAGATAATTTAAATGAACATATCGTTTTTAAAAAGGTTCATACGCCTAAGACATTTGAGACACATTATAACAGTTTCTACGGCGCAACTTTCGGACTAAAACCAACTTTAAAACAAAGTAATTATTTCCGCCCGCATAATAAGCATGCTAAAATAGATAACCTTTATTTTGCAGGTGCCAGTGTGCATCCTGGTGCTGGGGTACCTATCGTTATTACTAGTGGAGAATTGACCGCGAAAGAAGTAATGAGGGACTTTTAA
- a CDS encoding FtsK/SpoIIIE domain-containing protein, producing the protein MGRIKPHVIKYNDQYLAKTLFKRALLFFWFLVTNCFGFWYVNIFQALMQGQYSWWYLSPLVLSILLTGFVGWGVFWFYKSYAPEHSDFISRYLKTVELRQMISLLIVSKGFFDIANDDNGTFIAYFPKLKLKVLHKTGQLILQEPVDGQKYMESFSKNEFDNVVEIALLADRQTTEFSKNKMISTFAFDPIKFRRQLKELKPKKGLLQISKGIDWKYDTFYNVLISGNVGTGKSYTMFAIIGQLLQVTKFVYIIDPKRSDLAGLKHVPELKNNVFSVASEINQAVIDFYTKMMARAEKIEAIKVSGQVGTYKDFGFTPYFLVFDEFGAYYEMNDRLAYDDPTKASYETAMSNLREIAMLGRELGFYILIGMQRPDAGTLPMAIRNQLNMRINMGVPTPEIEKMVFPDNEKQLRPLSSHLKGWGFIKIGDSQVRSFFAPEVPKDFNLHEYMRENIAIRESQGK; encoded by the coding sequence ATGGGAAGGATTAAGCCACACGTAATTAAATATAATGATCAGTATTTGGCAAAGACTTTATTTAAAAGGGCTTTGCTTTTTTTTTGGTTTTTAGTAACGAATTGTTTTGGCTTTTGGTATGTGAATATTTTTCAAGCGTTGATGCAGGGGCAATATAGTTGGTGGTATCTGTCTCCACTTGTCTTAAGTATTTTGTTGACTGGTTTTGTTGGTTGGGGTGTGTTTTGGTTTTACAAGAGCTATGCACCAGAACATTCGGACTTTATTTCAAGATATTTGAAGACTGTTGAATTACGTCAAATGATAAGCCTATTGATTGTCTCAAAAGGGTTCTTTGATATTGCTAATGATGATAATGGGACATTTATAGCTTATTTTCCAAAATTGAAGTTAAAGGTATTGCACAAAACAGGTCAATTGATTTTACAAGAGCCAGTAGACGGCCAGAAATACATGGAAAGTTTTTCTAAAAATGAGTTTGATAATGTGGTTGAAATAGCGTTACTCGCTGATAGACAAACGACTGAATTTAGTAAAAATAAGATGATTAGTACCTTTGCTTTTGACCCAATTAAGTTTAGGCGACAGTTAAAAGAATTGAAACCTAAAAAAGGGCTATTGCAGATTTCAAAAGGTATTGATTGGAAATATGATACTTTCTACAATGTTTTAATATCAGGTAACGTTGGTACTGGTAAGTCGTACACTATGTTTGCGATTATCGGACAGTTGTTACAGGTCACTAAATTTGTTTATATCATTGACCCAAAGCGTTCTGATTTAGCAGGGTTAAAACATGTACCTGAATTGAAAAATAATGTTTTTAGTGTGGCATCTGAAATCAATCAAGCTGTGATAGATTTTTATACTAAAATGATGGCTCGTGCTGAAAAAATTGAAGCAATTAAAGTATCGGGTCAAGTTGGGACTTATAAAGATTTTGGGTTTACACCTTATTTTTTGGTGTTTGATGAGTTTGGCGCTTACTACGAAATGAACGATAGATTGGCTTATGATGACCCGACAAAAGCTAGTTATGAGACGGCAATGTCAAATCTTAGAGAGATTGCTATGCTGGGACGTGAACTAGGTTTTTATATTTTGATTGGTATGCAAAGACCTGATGCAGGCACGTTACCTATGGCAATACGTAACCAATTAAATATGCGTATTAACATGGGTGTGCCAACACCTGAAATTGAAAAAATGGTATTTCCTGATAATGAAAAGCAGTTGCGCCCTTTGTCATCACATTTAAAAGGGTGGGGCTTTATTAAAATTGGGGACAGTCAAGTCAGGTCATTTTTTGCACCGGAAGTACCAAAAGATTTTAATTTACATGAATACATGCGTGAGAATATCGCAATAAGAGAAAGTCAGGGAAAATAA
- a CDS encoding replication initiation factor domain-containing protein codes for MITINNEPTAYTPIFLGTTQHSLRLSLEILIMVGMKLNDEIVETYNVTVSAIELGQLPNIGSEIAIDEITGSELSGFKAKIRQSDAQIQNTASTELEKLVDLKNVGRYQLLKGKNIMTQDLNAPELTNDNLILMRQLLGITQQELATALDISRKTVTRFENGEQKISDKFVNKLISVYPQLSEAIEVQFDWVSLTFPDLTSKQVIADVLRLQENLFLERPTSQNFYTREMAFAGEKNIYIQDFAPVKDPETQAVDQKFGTTLYLTGKGTRLFEKALLEQSMNWHDFFAKARLYRGHLTRLDIAINDKWGLLDMNELVKAVQEKRFWSKSKSYAVHGNVDDGWTVDFGKSPFVIRAYDKHKEQANKGYDTDVKNRVELELHQDKAAYVLDEWLNNDEKLVNITFDILYTYLWFTNGKIEDQQLKSDTVRDEIETTVEPMPAWSLLTALGQKMKFVREPKKQSVERIEKWVLQSVVPSLAVLKKTGHWHEIIEAINTAELSAEHEKLVMATTKNAITQASKQLNINFEKPTKKYNEDDEQGKGA; via the coding sequence ATGATAACGATAAACAATGAGCCAACAGCTTATACACCTATATTTCTAGGCACAACACAACATAGTTTACGGTTATCGCTGGAAATACTTATCATGGTTGGTATGAAATTGAATGATGAAATTGTTGAGACTTATAACGTAACTGTATCAGCCATTGAATTGGGACAATTACCTAATATTGGTAGTGAAATTGCGATTGATGAAATTACTGGTAGTGAGTTATCGGGTTTCAAAGCAAAAATTAGGCAGTCTGATGCACAAATACAAAATACGGCATCAACTGAATTAGAAAAATTAGTCGATTTAAAAAACGTTGGTCGATACCAACTATTGAAAGGGAAAAATATTATGACACAAGATTTAAATGCACCAGAACTAACAAATGATAATTTAATATTGATGCGACAACTGCTTGGGATAACACAACAAGAATTAGCTACTGCACTGGATATTAGTAGAAAAACAGTTACTCGTTTTGAAAATGGAGAACAAAAAATATCTGATAAATTTGTGAACAAGCTGATTTCGGTTTACCCACAACTGTCTGAAGCTATCGAAGTGCAATTTGATTGGGTCTCATTGACATTCCCAGACTTAACCTCAAAGCAAGTGATTGCTGATGTGTTGCGTTTGCAGGAAAACCTGTTTTTGGAACGTCCTACGTCTCAAAACTTCTATACTCGTGAAATGGCATTTGCTGGCGAAAAGAATATTTACATACAAGATTTTGCACCAGTTAAGGACCCAGAAACACAAGCTGTGGATCAAAAATTTGGGACAACGCTTTATTTAACTGGTAAAGGCACACGACTGTTTGAAAAAGCTTTGTTAGAGCAGAGTATGAATTGGCATGACTTTTTTGCAAAGGCACGATTATATCGGGGACATCTAACACGATTAGATATTGCAATTAACGACAAATGGGGCTTATTGGATATGAACGAATTGGTTAAAGCCGTACAAGAAAAACGTTTTTGGAGTAAATCAAAGTCTTATGCAGTGCATGGCAACGTTGATGACGGCTGGACGGTTGACTTTGGTAAGTCACCATTTGTTATCCGTGCTTATGACAAACATAAAGAACAAGCGAATAAAGGCTATGACACTGATGTTAAAAATCGTGTCGAATTAGAATTGCATCAGGACAAAGCAGCGTATGTCCTTGATGAGTGGCTTAACAATGATGAAAAGTTGGTTAATATAACTTTTGATATTTTATACACCTACCTTTGGTTTACTAATGGCAAAATTGAAGACCAACAATTGAAATCAGATACAGTGCGTGATGAGATTGAAACAACGGTTGAGCCTATGCCTGCTTGGTCGTTACTAACTGCTTTAGGACAGAAAATGAAGTTTGTTAGAGAGCCAAAAAAGCAAAGCGTTGAACGTATTGAAAAATGGGTCTTACAGTCGGTTGTGCCTAGTCTAGCAGTGTTAAAGAAAACAGGACACTGGCATGAAATCATTGAAGCAATCAACACAGCGGAATTATCGGCTGAACACGAAAAACTGGTTATGGCAACTACTAAGAATGCGATTACACAGGCAAGCAAGCAGTTAAATATCAACTTTGAAAAGCCGACTAAAAAATACAACGAAGATGATGAACAAGGAAAGGGGGCATGA
- a CDS encoding phytoene/squalene synthase family protein, with protein MVTIQKIPNRVLEIFSSSKAAIKQNSSSFYFAFSKLDKDQAYSIFVIYDYLRQIDDAADNHDRITFNKLIFWWETACNTNNIVINKTSNIADRVAYIFNHFSIDTKLMTDMIQGQLRDLNNIEINTLSELENYCYQVAGTVGCMIFCILSRNSIENNRKAVINVGIALQLTNILRDVHEDAMADRYFIPKQLLLKYDIQKQVLLESKPDIQTQSLLQYLARLALSKYAETDVITNQILDRKGKVALELSINVYKKILTKLMKNNFVDLSKRVYVTPQEKLLLLLKTFSKHIK; from the coding sequence ATGGTAACTATTCAAAAAATACCAAATAGAGTTCTTGAAATTTTTTCGAGTAGTAAAGCAGCAATTAAACAAAATTCATCATCATTTTATTTTGCTTTTTCAAAATTAGACAAAGATCAAGCTTATAGCATCTTTGTCATCTATGATTATTTACGTCAAATTGATGATGCTGCTGACAACCATGACAGAATAACATTTAATAAATTAATTTTTTGGTGGGAGACGGCTTGTAATACCAATAATATTGTAATTAACAAAACATCAAACATTGCTGATAGAGTAGCCTATATTTTTAATCATTTTTCTATAGATACCAAGCTGATGACTGACATGATTCAAGGACAACTTCGTGATCTCAATAATATTGAAATTAACACACTATCAGAATTAGAAAATTACTGTTATCAAGTAGCAGGAACCGTGGGGTGCATGATTTTTTGTATACTCTCTAGAAACTCTATTGAAAACAATCGTAAGGCAGTAATAAACGTGGGAATAGCTCTTCAGTTAACCAATATTTTAAGAGATGTACATGAAGATGCTATGGCGGATAGATATTTCATTCCCAAGCAACTGCTATTAAAATATGATATCCAAAAACAAGTTTTGTTAGAAAGTAAACCTGATATTCAAACACAATCTTTGTTGCAATATTTAGCAAGATTAGCACTTTCTAAGTACGCCGAAACTGATGTGATTACTAATCAGATTTTAGATAGAAAAGGCAAAGTAGCATTAGAACTATCCATTAATGTCTACAAAAAGATCCTAACAAAATTAATGAAAAATAACTTCGTTGATTTATCAAAAAGAGTATATGTGACACCCCAAGAAAAATTACTATTACTATTAAAAACCTTTTCAAAACACATTAAGTGA